In the Alkalispirochaeta americana genome, one interval contains:
- a CDS encoding carbohydrate ABC transporter permease: MNKKAHLLKRFRSFRTGTSLEQSEARLAFFMLLPAFTIVAMVILFPVVANFWISFKSVGLGDLRPPSAVVREQVTQMPESVGEELHLTYRMRNSSRTVPIQQVRIEASLPRGLSVVELPPGWAVQEGILQADRGRWEQGFSEDISFRFRAGEDFFTSPVDSRRPTSPEATVRARNPLMSLNFTLDNFRFVITAREFWRTLGVSFFYPFMGALGSILLGILSAQLLNRSFRGQGLLRGLFLFPYVAPVIAVAFAWVFFLDPFSGTVNALALELGAFREPISFLSERSYRFSFLGISLRIPLALVVVILFDSWRYFPFAFLFILARFQAIPDQIYESADVDGAGPFRKFFSITLPQLRSVVATLFLLRFMWTFNKFDDVFLLTGGAAGTRTLPIQVYDNAFGRADIGAGSAASVILFALLALFMAVYFRTLREVDDE, from the coding sequence GTGAATAAAAAAGCACATCTATTGAAAAGGTTCCGGTCCTTCCGGACCGGAACATCCCTGGAACAGAGCGAGGCCCGTCTGGCCTTCTTCATGCTCCTTCCGGCCTTCACCATCGTAGCCATGGTTATTTTGTTTCCCGTGGTGGCGAACTTCTGGATCAGTTTCAAGTCCGTGGGTCTCGGGGATCTGCGTCCTCCCTCGGCGGTGGTGCGCGAGCAGGTAACGCAGATGCCCGAGTCCGTCGGTGAGGAACTGCACCTGACCTATCGCATGAGAAACTCAAGCCGCACTGTTCCCATTCAGCAGGTGCGCATCGAAGCATCGCTTCCTCGGGGACTCTCGGTGGTGGAGCTTCCCCCGGGATGGGCCGTTCAGGAGGGGATCCTTCAGGCCGATCGGGGTCGCTGGGAGCAGGGATTCTCTGAGGATATCTCCTTCAGGTTTCGTGCCGGAGAGGATTTCTTCACCTCTCCCGTGGATTCCCGCAGGCCCACCAGCCCCGAGGCAACGGTTCGGGCCAGAAACCCCCTGATGAGCCTGAATTTTACCCTGGATAATTTCCGCTTTGTCATTACCGCCAGGGAGTTCTGGCGCACCCTGGGAGTGAGTTTTTTCTATCCCTTCATGGGAGCCCTGGGATCGATCCTCCTGGGAATCCTGTCAGCGCAATTGCTCAACCGCTCCTTTCGTGGTCAAGGGCTGCTGCGGGGGCTCTTTCTCTTTCCCTATGTGGCGCCGGTTATCGCCGTTGCCTTTGCCTGGGTCTTTTTCCTGGATCCCTTCAGTGGCACCGTGAACGCCCTGGCCCTGGAACTGGGAGCGTTCCGGGAACCGATCTCTTTCCTGAGCGAGCGGTCCTACCGGTTCTCGTTTCTTGGAATCTCCCTGCGGATACCCCTGGCCCTGGTGGTGGTGATTCTCTTTGACTCCTGGCGGTATTTTCCCTTTGCTTTCCTCTTTATTCTGGCACGGTTTCAGGCCATTCCCGACCAGATCTACGAGTCCGCCGATGTCGATGGAGCCGGGCCGTTCAGAAAGTTCTTCTCCATTACCCTTCCGCAGCTGCGCAGTGTGGTGGCCACGCTCTTTCTGCTTCGCTTCATGTGGACCTTCAACAAGTTCGACGATGTCTTCTTGCTCACAGGAGGAGCGGCAGGAACGCGAACGCTGCCGATTCAGGTCTACGACAACGCCTTCGGCAGGGCTGACATCGGAGCCGGCTCGGCGGCCTCGGTGATTCTCTTTGCGCTTCTGGCACTTTTTATGGCTGTATATTTTCGCACCCTCCGGGAGGTGGATGATGAGTAA
- a CDS encoding AGE family epimerase/isomerase: MNAAAAQALGDHARRQITDQILPFWLPHSIDRTHGGFLFCRDEDGTVIDTDKPVWIHGRFVWLLSVLYCEMQQNPQWLEAARQGLDFLNTFGVDRRDGNREGRFFFRLDQRGRGLIKRKRYLFSECFAVAANAAFSRASGEERYLAEALRCLATIERYRTTPGLLEPKVDPQVRPVKGLALPMIMVWVLQELRLADPRNAPDYTRRIDREIDEIQGFLSFEHCAVLEILGAKGEILDHFEGRTLNPGHALEAAWFILREASLTAPGPRRDALIRQGLTMAEWMWQRGWDDEYGGFFYFRDLFGRSATEYWHDMKFWWPQNEAALAALYAWKLSGEPRWYERFARVLSWQEEHFIDPLHGEWYGYLHRDGSISSRIKGNMFKGPFHIPRMYHAIATVTGDHLREPG; this comes from the coding sequence ATGAATGCAGCAGCTGCGCAGGCCCTGGGCGATCACGCCCGGCGGCAGATAACGGATCAGATACTTCCCTTCTGGCTCCCTCACTCGATCGACCGAACCCACGGCGGGTTTCTCTTTTGTCGTGACGAAGACGGCACCGTGATCGATACGGACAAACCCGTCTGGATCCATGGTCGCTTCGTCTGGCTCCTGTCGGTCCTCTACTGTGAAATGCAGCAGAACCCCCAATGGCTCGAAGCAGCCCGTCAGGGCCTCGACTTCCTCAACACCTTTGGCGTGGACCGGCGCGACGGAAACAGGGAAGGGCGGTTCTTCTTCCGCCTCGACCAGCGCGGCCGGGGACTGATCAAGCGCAAACGCTACCTCTTCTCGGAATGCTTCGCCGTGGCTGCCAACGCAGCCTTTTCGCGGGCCTCGGGCGAGGAACGCTACCTCGCCGAAGCCCTTCGGTGCCTGGCCACCATAGAGCGCTATCGCACCACCCCGGGGCTGCTGGAACCAAAAGTTGACCCCCAGGTACGACCCGTGAAAGGACTGGCCCTGCCCATGATCATGGTCTGGGTGCTCCAGGAGCTGCGCCTGGCCGACCCCCGGAACGCCCCGGACTACACCCGGCGGATAGACCGCGAAATCGACGAGATCCAGGGGTTTCTCTCCTTCGAACACTGTGCCGTGCTGGAAATCCTGGGAGCAAAAGGCGAAATCCTGGACCACTTCGAGGGCCGAACCCTGAACCCCGGCCACGCCCTGGAAGCAGCCTGGTTCATCCTGCGCGAAGCCTCCCTGACCGCCCCCGGCCCCCGTCGTGACGCCCTCATCCGCCAGGGACTCACCATGGCAGAGTGGATGTGGCAACGGGGATGGGACGATGAATACGGAGGATTCTTCTACTTCCGGGATCTCTTCGGGCGATCTGCCACGGAATACTGGCACGACATGAAATTCTGGTGGCCCCAGAACGAAGCAGCCCTGGCCGCCCTCTACGCCTGGAAGCTCTCGGGAGAACCCCGATGGTACGAACGATTCGCCCGGGTGCTCTCGTGGCAGGAAGAACACTTCATCGACCCCCTCCACGGAGAATGGTACGGATACCTCCACCGGGACGGTTCAATCTCGTCGCGGATCAAGGGTAATATGTTCAAAGGGCCCTTTCACATCCCCCGGATGTACCATGCCATAGCCACTGTAACAGGAGATCATCTGCGTGAGCCGGGATAA
- a CDS encoding glycosyltransferase family 4 protein, producing MTDRFPWKRAGFVGTRFAGTDGVSLETTKWARVLQALGIEAVYFSGLSDLPREISWVTPRAFFDHPEIASLQRLCFGKNQHRTPETTEALWRIARELKDELYRFREVLAPDFLVIENALAIPMNVPLGLAITEFIAETGIPAVAHHHDFAWERDRFRVSAVQDLLHLAFPPDLPSLRHAVINREAQRQLGLRRGVTAPVVPNVFDFSLPTPGPDEYNSDLRESLGIGPDQLVLLQPTRIIARKGIEHALELAARLAHRNPLFVVPHHEYDEGDEYTRRICEYAEQLGVSLMLRPDRIGLDRGTTAQGEKIYSLWDLYVQADFVTYPSLYEGFGNAFVEAVFFGKPLLVNRYSVYREDIEPLGFQAVTIEGYLTQAAVEEVEALLDNPGEQERRARRNRDIATRYFSRDLLERKIRGLLEELPRG from the coding sequence ATGACAGACAGATTCCCCTGGAAACGGGCGGGCTTTGTGGGGACCCGCTTTGCCGGCACCGATGGCGTATCCCTGGAGACAACCAAGTGGGCCCGGGTTCTGCAAGCCCTGGGAATCGAGGCAGTCTATTTCTCGGGTCTCAGCGATCTTCCCCGGGAGATCTCCTGGGTGACGCCCCGGGCCTTCTTTGACCACCCCGAAATAGCATCCTTGCAACGCCTGTGCTTTGGCAAAAACCAGCACCGAACCCCCGAAACCACGGAGGCTCTCTGGCGGATCGCCCGGGAACTAAAGGACGAACTCTATCGTTTTCGGGAGGTCCTGGCCCCGGACTTCCTGGTGATCGAGAACGCCCTGGCGATCCCCATGAATGTTCCCCTGGGGCTGGCGATCACTGAGTTCATCGCCGAGACGGGGATTCCCGCAGTGGCTCACCACCACGACTTTGCCTGGGAACGGGATCGATTTCGGGTGAGCGCCGTTCAGGATCTTCTGCACCTGGCCTTCCCGCCAGACCTGCCTTCGCTGCGTCACGCCGTGATCAACCGCGAGGCCCAGCGGCAGTTGGGGCTGCGCCGGGGAGTAACGGCTCCGGTGGTCCCCAACGTCTTTGACTTCTCTCTGCCCACCCCCGGACCGGACGAATACAACAGCGATCTCCGCGAGAGCCTGGGGATCGGCCCGGATCAGCTTGTGCTGCTTCAGCCCACGAGGATCATCGCCCGCAAGGGAATAGAACACGCCCTGGAGCTGGCGGCGCGCCTGGCTCACCGGAACCCCCTCTTTGTGGTGCCCCACCATGAATACGACGAAGGCGACGAGTATACCAGGAGAATCTGCGAATACGCCGAACAACTGGGGGTTTCCCTGATGCTCCGACCCGACAGGATCGGCCTGGATCGGGGAACCACAGCGCAGGGGGAGAAGATCTACAGCCTCTGGGACCTCTACGTCCAGGCCGACTTTGTCACCTACCCCTCGCTCTACGAGGGTTTTGGCAACGCCTTTGTGGAGGCGGTTTTTTTCGGGAAACCTCTCTTGGTAAATCGCTACTCGGTGTATCGCGAGGATATCGAGCCCCTGGGGTTCCAGGCGGTTACGATCGAGGGATATCTTACCCAGGCTGCTGTGGAGGAGGTAGAGGCCCTGCTTGATAACCCCGGGGAGCAGGAGCGCCGCGCCCGCCGGAACAGGGATATTGCAACCCGGTACTTTTCCAGGGATCTCCTGGAACGAAAAATCCGGGGGCTTCTGGAAGAATTGCCTCGGGGATGA
- a CDS encoding sialic acid TRAP transporter substrate-binding protein SiaP, with the protein MKRLLAASIIGMVLAAGLFAGGTKEAVEGQPRNFKMGLVAGTASIEYEAASFFADRLEVLSDGAMTVSLFPGSQLGDDRAMLEQVAAGVLDFTFGETGRMGLWVPYAEIFQYPFVFDSFEHLLASLATPFGEKMNQDFRDRGWRLLANAYNGTRQTSSNRAINSVSDMRNLKLRVPNAKANMAFARNSGAAPTPMAFGEVYLALRTNAVDGQENPLPAIYAMKFYEVQSHIALTGHIINDQNYIISETLWQALPGGDQEIIRQAAQEAAELHTRRFVEQEETMLAYFQEQGLTITRPDREGFRRANMPLVHEYEKDHGSEAMDAINSVRP; encoded by the coding sequence ATGAAACGGCTATTGGCAGCGAGCATAATCGGAATGGTTCTCGCAGCAGGACTCTTCGCGGGAGGAACAAAGGAAGCGGTCGAGGGGCAACCCCGGAACTTCAAGATGGGCCTTGTGGCGGGAACGGCCTCGATAGAGTACGAAGCAGCCAGCTTCTTTGCCGACCGGCTGGAAGTCCTGAGCGACGGAGCCATGACAGTGAGCCTCTTTCCTGGTTCGCAACTGGGGGACGACCGGGCCATGCTGGAGCAGGTCGCCGCAGGCGTGCTGGATTTTACCTTCGGCGAGACGGGCCGCATGGGATTGTGGGTTCCCTACGCTGAAATTTTCCAGTATCCCTTTGTCTTCGATTCCTTTGAGCATCTTCTGGCATCCCTTGCGACCCCCTTTGGAGAGAAGATGAACCAGGATTTCCGTGATCGGGGCTGGAGACTCCTGGCGAACGCCTATAACGGAACGCGCCAGACCTCGTCAAACCGGGCAATCAACAGCGTTTCCGACATGCGGAACCTCAAGTTGCGCGTGCCCAACGCCAAGGCAAACATGGCCTTTGCCCGTAACAGCGGAGCAGCTCCCACGCCCATGGCTTTCGGAGAGGTCTATTTGGCCCTGCGGACCAACGCCGTGGACGGCCAGGAGAACCCCCTTCCCGCAATCTACGCCATGAAGTTCTACGAAGTGCAGTCTCACATCGCCCTGACAGGCCATATCATCAACGATCAGAACTACATCATCAGCGAAACCCTCTGGCAAGCCCTCCCGGGCGGAGACCAGGAGATCATTCGCCAGGCCGCACAGGAAGCCGCCGAGCTCCACACCCGTCGCTTCGTGGAACAGGAAGAGACCATGCTCGCCTACTTTCAGGAGCAAGGCCTGACCATCACTCGTCCTGACCGCGAGGGCTTCCGCAGAGCCAACATGCCCCTCGTTCACGAGTACGAGAAGGACCACGGCTCCGAAGCAATGGACGCGATCAACAGCGTCCGGCCATAA
- a CDS encoding ABC transporter substrate-binding protein — MKHTRRAAALMALLVFAATAAFAGGSREQAPQERTITLWTTEEQPARMEAQQAIARRFQDATGIAVEVVPVTENMMGERATAAFSAGDLPDLIYHPLNFTYSWADAGILDTQAATEVVERLGADTYGAGVLNLVEFEGDYAAVPVDGWAQLVVYRADLFAEKGLEPPTSYDAIRRAVTALHDPPRFYGVVAATDPSQVYMMQVFEHVAMANGVDIVDSRGNVTLNTPQMREALEFYKFLAEHSPPGNLYWQQSRELYHDNRTGLIIWSPFILHGLAGLRDGAPVTGFGDDPATDVLAGLTGFATSFGGPSSADGAGWADVRYFGITVDADIEAAQKFIEFSMNEAYTETLAIAAVGKHPVRMGTVDDPERYVREWAELEVGDERRMKLSDIYEPDVIMDMLSGLERGSRWGYEHGYGYLTSRLYETRVIAELLREYIDGERSVEETMQLMQQETERLK; from the coding sequence ATGAAACACACACGAAGAGCGGCTGCCCTGATGGCGCTGCTTGTCTTTGCTGCCACGGCAGCCTTTGCCGGAGGCTCCCGGGAGCAGGCACCGCAGGAGCGAACCATTACACTTTGGACCACCGAAGAGCAGCCCGCACGAATGGAGGCGCAGCAAGCCATTGCCCGGCGCTTTCAGGACGCCACGGGAATAGCTGTGGAGGTGGTTCCTGTCACGGAAAACATGATGGGCGAGCGGGCCACAGCGGCCTTTTCCGCAGGAGATTTGCCGGATCTCATCTACCATCCCCTGAACTTTACCTACAGCTGGGCCGATGCAGGCATTCTTGATACCCAGGCCGCCACGGAGGTGGTCGAGCGTCTGGGAGCCGATACCTACGGTGCGGGCGTGCTGAACCTGGTGGAGTTCGAGGGCGACTACGCTGCCGTTCCCGTGGACGGCTGGGCACAGCTGGTGGTCTACCGGGCTGATCTCTTTGCCGAAAAAGGACTGGAGCCGCCCACCTCCTACGATGCGATCCGTCGCGCCGTGACGGCTCTGCACGATCCGCCCCGCTTTTACGGTGTTGTGGCAGCCACAGACCCCAGTCAGGTCTACATGATGCAAGTTTTCGAGCACGTGGCCATGGCCAACGGGGTTGATATCGTCGATTCCCGGGGAAACGTCACCCTCAATACGCCCCAAATGCGGGAAGCCCTGGAGTTCTACAAGTTCCTGGCCGAGCACAGCCCTCCGGGAAACCTCTACTGGCAGCAGTCCCGCGAGCTCTACCACGATAACCGCACAGGCCTGATCATCTGGTCTCCCTTTATTCTGCACGGTCTGGCTGGTCTGCGCGATGGTGCTCCCGTTACCGGGTTTGGTGACGATCCCGCCACGGATGTTCTGGCAGGTCTCACCGGGTTTGCCACCAGCTTTGGTGGTCCTTCCAGCGCCGATGGTGCGGGCTGGGCCGATGTGCGGTACTTCGGGATCACCGTGGACGCCGATATTGAGGCTGCGCAGAAGTTTATCGAGTTTTCCATGAACGAGGCCTATACCGAAACCCTGGCGATCGCCGCCGTGGGGAAACACCCCGTGAGAATGGGCACGGTCGATGATCCCGAACGGTACGTCCGGGAGTGGGCCGAGCTGGAAGTGGGCGACGAGCGCCGCATGAAGCTCTCTGATATCTACGAACCCGATGTTATCATGGATATGCTCAGTGGCCTCGAACGGGGATCCCGCTGGGGCTACGAGCACGGCTACGGCTATCTCACGTCGCGGCTCTACGAGACCCGGGTTATCGCCGAGCTCTTGCGCGAGTACATCGACGGAGAGCGGTCGGTGGAAGAGACAATGCAGCTCATGCAGCAAGAGACGGAACGGCTGAAATAA
- a CDS encoding carbohydrate ABC transporter permease: MSKHLSTPLLQHRPGPQGLLVSALLGGIVTAVTLSLWALVATLGSSLVFSLPLLPLAAAGILPGCAVVFIRWRVPRATPWASWIAGALLGGPWVLAGGFLPAGLSLQAAPALAVQQIVAFALAGRLTAGVLRGVPSRGIRKDHLETVAVRLLRSGGLIFFVWIVVFPFLFMVSSSLKSRADYLRDPINLGVNLLQSPEQLFHGYIQVLGRFNFGRYILNSSLIAVATVFVALVPAILGAYAVTRLRFPGRTLLSKSILLIYMFPAIVLVIPLYSVFTQLGLRDTRFGLLIVYAAMTIPVALYMLRSYFQSLPADLEEAGLIDGLTRLGVIWRITIPLSMPAIASVGLYVFMIAWNEFLFAFMFLDTPEIFTLSRGMIMLDDQEVPRQFLMAGATVITVPIMILFFRFQRLLVGGLTAGSVKG; encoded by the coding sequence ATGAGTAAGCACCTTTCTACACCCCTTTTGCAGCACCGGCCGGGCCCGCAGGGGCTTCTTGTTTCGGCCCTTTTGGGCGGGATTGTAACGGCTGTGACCCTCTCTCTCTGGGCGCTGGTGGCAACCCTGGGAAGCTCTCTGGTTTTCTCTCTCCCCCTGCTCCCTCTGGCGGCAGCTGGTATTCTCCCGGGGTGTGCCGTGGTTTTTATTCGCTGGCGTGTTCCCCGTGCCACGCCCTGGGCCAGCTGGATCGCGGGAGCTCTTCTGGGGGGGCCCTGGGTGCTGGCAGGCGGATTTCTTCCGGCCGGTCTTTCCCTCCAGGCAGCTCCTGCCCTGGCAGTTCAACAGATCGTTGCCTTTGCCCTGGCAGGGCGGCTCACGGCAGGAGTGCTCAGGGGCGTTCCTTCCCGGGGAATCAGGAAGGACCACCTTGAGACCGTTGCGGTCCGGTTGCTCCGAAGTGGCGGGTTGATTTTCTTTGTCTGGATCGTGGTCTTCCCCTTTCTTTTCATGGTCTCCTCCAGCCTGAAGAGCCGGGCCGACTATCTGCGGGATCCCATTAATCTGGGGGTGAACCTTCTGCAGTCGCCGGAGCAACTCTTTCACGGGTATATCCAGGTTCTGGGGCGGTTCAACTTCGGCAGGTATATTCTCAATAGCAGCCTTATTGCCGTTGCCACGGTCTTTGTTGCCCTGGTTCCGGCAATCCTCGGGGCCTATGCGGTCACGCGGTTGCGCTTCCCGGGCAGAACCCTCCTTTCCAAATCTATCTTGCTGATCTATATGTTTCCCGCCATTGTGCTGGTGATTCCCCTCTATAGTGTCTTTACCCAACTGGGGCTTCGGGATACCCGCTTTGGTCTCCTGATCGTCTACGCCGCCATGACCATCCCCGTGGCGCTCTATATGTTGCGCAGCTACTTCCAGTCGCTTCCGGCAGACCTGGAGGAGGCGGGGCTCATCGACGGCCTCACCCGGCTGGGAGTCATCTGGAGGATCACCATTCCCCTGAGTATGCCCGCTATCGCCTCGGTGGGGCTCTACGTGTTCATGATCGCCTGGAACGAGTTTCTCTTTGCCTTCATGTTCCTGGACACGCCGGAGATCTTCACCCTGAGCCGGGGCATGATCATGCTCGATGACCAGGAGGTTCCCCGGCAGTTCCTCATGGCGGGAGCAACGGTCATCACCGTTCCCATCATGATCCTCTTTTTCCGCTTCCAGCGGCTTCTGGTAGGAGGCCTCACCGCAGGAAGCGTGAAAGGATAG
- a CDS encoding sugar phosphorylase, whose translation MNIKDNTTVRSLAEALFPGESARFLDSLEEVLDRRASRRSSGSDSSGEVPFSREDIVLITYGDQFLPEPGSIPEKPEASPLEGLLHIAREYFQGIISCIHILPFFPYTSDDGFSVSDYTRVNPDLGSWEPIQELAKTFRLAFDLVLNHTSASHEWFQGFLRGDPRYENFYLHRPADYDTSRVVRPRVHPLLTPFTRPGSNPGEEALHVWTTFSEDQVDLNYANPEVMVRIIDTLLLYVERGASMIRLDAIAYLWKEDGTPCIHHPCTHRAVQLIRALVDHMALNTVLLTETNVPHQENISYFGNGRNEAHLVYNFALPPLTLQAFTAGTAEHLTRWARTLPEPSKQRTFLNFLASHDGIGVTPAADWLTAGEMAELLRTVEARGGLVSWKSTPSGEVPYELNINYASALADPELPRELQIRAFISAHAIMLALAGIPGIYVHSLIGSENWDDGPRVCGHNRAINREKLSLSRLEADLADPSSRRHRVFSALKHLIALRKEEPLFSPEAPQTVLTNLPREVFGLLRSTGDRQILCLTNTSARQVALPARLALSAPVVAPTAGSAAAPKAGLDGPGWQDLISRREIDTTIDSGVGEISLAPFETLWLLRKEMKP comes from the coding sequence ATGAACATCAAAGACAACACCACCGTGAGATCCCTGGCCGAAGCACTTTTCCCCGGGGAGTCAGCCCGTTTTCTGGACAGCCTCGAGGAGGTTCTGGATCGCCGGGCCTCTCGACGTTCCAGCGGGTCCGATTCCTCTGGGGAAGTACCCTTCTCCCGGGAGGATATTGTGCTCATCACCTACGGGGATCAGTTTCTTCCCGAACCGGGATCGATCCCGGAGAAACCCGAGGCATCCCCCCTGGAAGGGCTCCTTCATATTGCCCGGGAATATTTCCAGGGAATTATTTCCTGCATTCATATTCTTCCCTTCTTTCCCTATACCTCGGACGATGGCTTTTCCGTGAGCGATTACACCCGGGTGAACCCCGATCTTGGGAGCTGGGAACCGATCCAGGAGCTGGCCAAAACCTTCCGGCTGGCCTTTGATCTGGTTTTGAACCACACCAGCGCCTCCCACGAGTGGTTCCAGGGTTTTCTCCGGGGCGATCCCCGGTACGAGAACTTTTACCTCCACCGGCCGGCTGACTATGATACGTCCCGGGTGGTTCGGCCCCGGGTTCACCCTTTGCTCACCCCCTTTACCCGACCCGGGAGCAACCCCGGGGAGGAAGCGCTTCACGTCTGGACCACCTTCAGCGAGGATCAGGTCGATTTGAACTACGCCAACCCCGAGGTGATGGTCCGGATCATCGACACCCTCCTGCTTTACGTGGAACGGGGTGCTTCCATGATCCGCCTGGACGCGATCGCCTATCTCTGGAAAGAAGACGGGACACCCTGTATTCACCACCCCTGCACGCACCGGGCTGTGCAGCTGATACGGGCCCTGGTTGATCATATGGCCCTGAACACGGTGCTTCTCACGGAGACCAACGTCCCCCACCAGGAGAATATCAGTTACTTCGGAAACGGCCGGAACGAGGCCCACCTGGTCTATAATTTTGCCCTGCCCCCCCTGACCCTGCAGGCTTTCACGGCGGGCACGGCCGAGCACCTCACCAGGTGGGCCAGGACCCTCCCGGAACCCTCAAAGCAGCGGACCTTCCTCAACTTTCTGGCTTCCCACGACGGGATCGGAGTAACCCCGGCCGCCGACTGGCTCACCGCCGGGGAGATGGCAGAGCTTCTGCGGACGGTCGAGGCCCGGGGAGGTCTGGTTTCATGGAAATCGACCCCTTCGGGGGAGGTCCCCTACGAACTCAACATCAACTACGCCAGCGCCCTGGCCGATCCGGAGCTGCCCCGGGAGCTTCAGATTCGAGCCTTTATCTCTGCCCACGCAATCATGCTGGCCCTGGCCGGAATCCCGGGGATCTATGTACACAGCCTGATAGGTTCGGAAAACTGGGACGACGGCCCCCGGGTCTGCGGCCACAACCGGGCCATCAACAGGGAAAAACTCTCCCTCTCCCGGCTCGAGGCAGATCTGGCAGATCCCTCCTCGCGCCGTCACAGGGTTTTTTCAGCCCTGAAACATCTGATTGCCCTGAGGAAGGAGGAACCTCTTTTTTCTCCCGAGGCACCCCAGACAGTTCTGACCAACCTTCCCCGGGAGGTCTTCGGTCTGCTACGCTCCACCGGGGATCGCCAGATTCTGTGTCTCACCAACACATCGGCCCGGCAGGTTGCGCTCCCGGCCCGGCTCGCTCTTTCGGCTCCCGTAGTGGCCCCGACAGCGGGCTCGGCAGCGGCCCCGAAAGCGGGCCTGGACGGCCCAGGCTGGCAAGATCTGATCTCCCGCAGGGAAATCGATACCACCATAGATAGCGGTGTCGGGGAGATTTCCCTGGCTCCCTTTGAAACACTCTGGCTACTACGAAAGGAAATGAAGCCATGA
- a CDS encoding N-acetylneuraminate lyase, translating into MSALPGGIIPALLTPVDSRGDILRDHLVSLLEYTLDCGVSGFYVGGSTGECFLMSVSQRKEVLSIASETVSGRVPLIAHIGAQNVDDSFYLAEEAHALGYSAISAVTPYYYGFSFQEVFSYYQELCQISQLPMVMYFIPALTGRTFTSQEIARLAAIPGLEGIKFTDGDLFKLERLRGQLPDFVIYSGYDELLLPSLSLGVNGAIGSTYNVTAPLVIALWESFREGDLARAGHLQRELNTIIEMLVGNNLYPTLKDLLARRGLGGGLCRRPFLPLTASQKEESARIDTHITRVISSLG; encoded by the coding sequence ATGTCTGCACTTCCCGGCGGGATCATCCCCGCCCTGCTTACCCCGGTCGACTCCAGGGGAGATATCCTGAGGGATCACCTGGTCTCACTGCTGGAATACACCCTGGACTGCGGAGTCTCCGGTTTCTACGTTGGTGGCAGCACCGGCGAATGCTTTCTCATGTCCGTGAGTCAGCGCAAAGAGGTTCTGTCCATCGCCTCGGAAACCGTTTCAGGACGAGTCCCCCTGATCGCCCACATCGGGGCTCAAAACGTGGATGATTCTTTTTACCTGGCCGAGGAGGCTCACGCCCTGGGCTACAGCGCCATATCGGCGGTCACGCCCTACTACTACGGGTTTTCCTTTCAGGAAGTCTTCTCCTACTACCAGGAGCTCTGCCAGATTTCGCAACTTCCCATGGTGATGTATTTCATTCCCGCCCTGACGGGCAGAACCTTCACCAGCCAGGAGATCGCCAGACTCGCCGCCATTCCCGGGCTGGAGGGGATCAAGTTCACCGACGGAGACCTCTTCAAACTCGAACGGCTTCGCGGACAGTTGCCGGATTTTGTCATCTATAGCGGCTACGACGAACTGCTCCTGCCCAGCCTCAGCCTGGGTGTGAACGGTGCCATCGGAAGTACCTACAACGTCACGGCACCCCTGGTTATCGCCCTGTGGGAGTCCTTCCGGGAGGGCGATCTGGCCAGGGCAGGGCACCTTCAGAGGGAGCTCAACACCATTATAGAGATGCTGGTGGGAAATAATCTGTACCCCACCCTGAAAGATCTCCTGGCACGGCGGGGGTTGGGAGGGGGGCTCTGCCGGAGACCCTTCCTGCCACTCACAGCTTCCCAGAAGGAGGAATCAGCCCGAATCGATACCCATATCACCAGGGTCATTTCGTCCCTGGGATAA
- a CDS encoding GntR family transcriptional regulator: MSRDNDLVERIYQDLRNGIVQETIKPDQKLSETTLSRSYNCSRTPIREAFKRLQHEGLLLTIPKSGTYVRKETPAQLVEIEQVRTYLEKLAFRLAIKTITPRELAEQEERVEKMQHLLDQPAFSPREFSEVHFAYHRGLIVASRNDLLCHTFDGLNLRYSNLFQEGAGTSMDVVRTSNREHALIIDALRAGDCSLGEDLIETHLWKHKKIRNKYPVDL; the protein is encoded by the coding sequence GTGAGCCGGGATAACGATCTGGTCGAGCGAATATACCAGGACCTCCGGAACGGCATCGTCCAGGAAACGATCAAACCGGACCAGAAACTCTCGGAAACCACCCTCTCCAGGAGCTACAACTGCAGCCGGACACCCATCCGCGAAGCCTTCAAGCGGCTCCAGCACGAAGGCCTTCTCCTGACCATCCCCAAATCGGGAACCTACGTCCGCAAGGAAACCCCGGCCCAACTCGTGGAGATCGAACAAGTTCGCACCTATCTGGAAAAACTCGCCTTCCGCCTCGCCATAAAAACCATCACCCCCCGGGAGCTGGCCGAACAGGAAGAGCGGGTAGAGAAGATGCAGCACCTCCTGGACCAGCCCGCCTTCTCGCCCCGGGAATTCTCGGAAGTCCACTTCGCCTACCACCGGGGGCTCATAGTAGCCTCGCGAAACGACCTGCTCTGCCACACCTTTGACGGACTCAACCTCCGCTACTCAAACCTCTTTCAGGAAGGAGCCGGCACCAGCATGGACGTGGTCCGCACCTCCAACCGCGAACACGCCCTGATCATCGACGCGCTCCGGGCCGGGGACTGCTCCCTGGGCGAAGACCTGATCGAAACCCACCTGTGGAAACACAAGAAAATCAGGAACAAGTACCCCGTAGACCTCTGA